The Triticum urartu cultivar G1812 chromosome 5, Tu2.1, whole genome shotgun sequence genome contains the following window.
tcattttcattttattTATTTTCAAATTTGTTTTGTTTTTCCTTTCCCCTTTTCTGTTTCATCTGATGAACATCTTTCCAATTCATGAACATTGTTCGCTAACATTTTTTTATATCCTGTTTTTTTAAATCACGAACATTTTCTTACAAATTCTTTCCAATTCATGAACATTGTTCACTAACATTTTTTTTATATCCTGTTTTTTTAAATCACGAACATTTTCTTACAAATTTGCGGCAGTTTTTATATCCTTTTTTTGCGAGTACACATGTATATACATGTGTTTATGAAATAGGATACAATGCAATTATGAGATGAATGTGGATGTGTGCATTATGAAAACACATTGAAAAAGAAAACCACCCTCAAACACGAAATACATGTCATTCTGCTGAAGAAACCACATGTAACGTTAGTATATAGGAGGTGGTTCCAAATAAGAAGCCACTTCTGATGTTTCAAGCGTGTGAGGCATTTCTGTCAATGCACCACTTACAGTGATATATCATTGCATGCAATTAGATATCCGTCTCCAATTCTAGGCACATTAGCGACAATGGCTTATAGGCGGACGGAAAACCGCCTCAGGCCCATGTACCGAAACCACCTTCAATGCCCATTTCACTAGGATAGTCTGCATATGTTTATTAATGTTTCCTACTCTTTCAATTAAAAGAAGCATAACTCATCACTTTATTAATATATAATTCGGAAGGGAAAATTACATGAAAGATGATACATTGGCCAGTGGCTACCCATGCACATAACACTTGGGTGTCAAATGAGCACTAATGTACTGGATTATTTAAGCAATGTTGTTGCAAGCACGCACCCTAACATTTTTGCGTGCTGGCGAGAACCGACCTTTCTCCGAATATCTCATCAGATGGAGATGCTGTTGGGGATGCCCCTGGCCGTGAGCCCCTCGGCCTTGCCCGTGTGGTCGGAGGTGTTGGGGTAGAGCAACATGTAGGGGAATTGGGCTGGTCCATTGCGGTTCTTGAGCTGGGGGTTTCCGTTCAAGGCCACCACCTGGCTCTCGATGCCTTCCAGCCTTGTGCCGAACCGCTTGAACGCCTCCAGCGCCTTGGCATCCGAGGTCCACTCCGGCGTGTCACGCTGCCCGAGATAAATCTCGTCGGAGGAGTGCTTGGACAGGATCTCCAGCAGGGAAATGCCAATGATGGACTGCACCTGGTTGGTGATGGTGTGGATGAACACCTTTTCCGGGTCGCGGGCCAGCAAGGCGTACTCCTCGGTGTCCGGCTCCGGCATCGGACGACGGCTCGCTGACGGCTTGTTGGGGTGGTAACCTGCGTAGGGGTACTGCCCGAAGTTTACGGCGGCGTGCAGCGCGGACCCGGTCCAGATGATGGTGGCGCAGGCCTTGACCAGCTCCGCCACCGTCATCATCTTGGGCCACCATGCCGCGTCCTTGAGATCGCCGTGGCCGACCTCGCGTACCTCCTTCCACCACGCCTGCAGCTCCACGTCGCTCTGAAGCACACTGTCGCTGGTGTAGTAGATGGCCAGATACTCTGTCACCCACTGCTCGATGGCGGTCCAGATAGCGAGCCCATCCACCGCGTAAGGGTAGTCCTCAAGTAGCAGCCGCACCTTGTGCGGGCTAGATGGGTCGCGCACCGCCATGCCCCTGCAATTCATGATTAGTAGTACCATGTCACTCACTGAGGAACGGTTCTTCACATGATTAACCTGCTATATACGAAGAAAAACTTGCTTACCTCTTGATTAGATCGTCTGGTAGGGCCTGCTCGTTGAAGTTCCAGTCCTTGTAGGTGACGGAGGACATCTCCATGGCGTACTTGCGCTGGAAGACGGTGAGCTCGATGATCCCGCCGGCGCTGACGAGCAGCTCGCGCGCCCGCGAGTTGATGTTCATTGTGTCACGGTAGTGCGGGTGCAGCAGCTTGTGCACCGGGTGCGTCACGCTCAGCTGCCGGTTGGTGGCGATGATGAAGGGCTCCATCACGGCGTGCGTGTTGAGCCAGTGGCTGACCAGCTGGTGATAGCCGTAGTCGTTGACGCAGACGTACGCCTTGGCGAGCTGCCATATCCAGGCCTCGACGCCGGTGGACGCCGGAGTGTAGACGGTGCTCTTGGCGGTGGTGAGGCCGCCCTGGAGCAGCGGCGTGCTCAGCTCGATGGCGACCGGCGCCAGTGTGCCGTCACCTTTGAGGAAGAGCAGAGTCCTGGTGGCGTAGAGGAAGGTGTCGTCGAGGTTGTTGAGCCTGACGAGGTACGGCATCATGTGGTCGTGGTGGTCGAGGATGTAGAGCCTGTTGCTGGAGACTGCCTGCTGCACGGTGAGGCCCTCGAGGCTCGACCCGATCTGCGCCTCGGTGATGGTGCTGGTGTGGTCGCCGTACTGGCTGGGATCCAGACTACTCTTGGGAGGAAACTCCTGCAATGCAATGGATTAGTTTTACCGTTAGTTTAGTCCATGTTTAATACATACTAGCACTTTTAATTTGGCTC
Protein-coding sequences here:
- the LOC125510543 gene encoding linoleate 9S-lipoxygenase 2-like; this encodes MFGGGLPIIGGIGGLTGSKTRLKGSVVLTRKNALDFNDLGATVMDNVTEFLGRGVTCQLISSTIVDSNNGNRGKVSAEASLEQWITSLPFITVGENKFSVTFDWAVDKLGVPGAIIVKNNHASEFFLKTITLDNVPGHGKVVFVANSWVYPQAKYRYSRVFFANDTYLPSKMPAALKPYRDDELRNLRGDDQQGPYEAHDRVYRYDVYNDLGDSRQILGGSKDFPYPRRCRTGRKLSQTNPDRESRLLPLVQSIYVPRDELFGHLKKSDFLGYSLKALVDGIVPAIRTYVDLSPGEFDSFADILKLYEGGIKLPSIPALEEVRKRFPLQLVKDLIPMGGDYLLKPPKPQVIKQDEKAWMTDAEFAREILAGVNPMMITRVTEFPPKSSLDPSQYGDHTSTITEAQIGSSLEGLTVQQAVSSNRLYILDHHDHMMPYLVRLNNLDDTFLYATRTLLFLKGDGTLAPVAIELSTPLLQGGLTTAKSTVYTPASTGVEAWIWQLAKAYVCVNDYGYHQLVSHWLNTHAVMEPFIIATNRQLSVTHPVHKLLHPHYRDTMNINSRARELLVSAGGIIELTVFQRKYAMEMSSVTYKDWNFNEQALPDDLIKRGMAVRDPSSPHKVRLLLEDYPYAVDGLAIWTAIEQWVTEYLAIYYTSDSVLQSDVELQAWWKEVREVGHGDLKDAAWWPKMMTVAELVKACATIIWTGSALHAAVNFGQYPYAGYHPNKPSASRRPMPEPDTEEYALLARDPEKVFIHTITNQVQSIIGISLLEILSKHSSDEIYLGQRDTPEWTSDAKALEAFKRFGTRLEGIESQVVALNGNPQLKNRNGPAQFPYMLLYPNTSDHTGKAEGLTARGIPNSISI